The following coding sequences are from one Bradyrhizobium sp. 200 window:
- a CDS encoding Lrp/AsnC family transcriptional regulator, translated as MLDELDRKILATLQVDSSLSMQEVADRVGLSSTPCWRRIQKLESAGYIKRRVALLDAEKLNLGVSVFIAVKTNQHNAEWVQRFRKIVVSFPEVVDFYRLSGDVDYLIRAVVSDIRAYDDLYQRLIAKIDLHDVSSMFTMEQIKSTTELPLVNASTRSGRHEAQTARHSLVTS; from the coding sequence ATGCTCGACGAGCTCGATCGCAAGATCCTCGCGACGCTTCAGGTGGACAGCAGCCTTTCAATGCAGGAAGTCGCAGACCGCGTTGGGCTCAGCTCGACCCCTTGCTGGCGGCGAATTCAGAAGCTTGAAAGCGCCGGCTACATAAAACGCCGGGTTGCCCTGCTTGACGCCGAAAAGTTGAACCTTGGCGTCAGCGTGTTCATCGCGGTCAAGACCAACCAGCACAACGCCGAATGGGTTCAGCGGTTCAGGAAAATCGTCGTCAGTTTTCCGGAGGTCGTGGATTTCTACCGACTGAGCGGAGATGTCGACTATCTGATCCGTGCGGTGGTTTCTGATATTCGTGCCTATGACGATCTTTATCAGCGGCTGATCGCCAAGATCGATCTCCATGACGTATCGTCGATGTTCACCATGGAACAGATCAAATCGACAACCGAGTTGCCGCTCGTCAATGCCTCGACCAGATCCGGCCGGCATGAAGCCCAGACCGCGCGACATTCGCTCGTCACATCCTGA